CGGCAACAACAACGCCTACTGCCAGGACTCCGAGCTCACCTGGGTGGACTGGGCGGGCGCGGACGCCTCTCTGCTGGAGTTCACCCAGGCGATGATCTGGCTGCGCCGCGACCACCCGGTCTTCCGCCGCCGCCGCTTCTTCCACGGCCGCCCGGTCTCCGGCACCCACGACGACCTCACCGACATCGCCTGGTTCACCCCCGCCGGCGAGGAGATGACCAAGAAGGACTGGTCGACCTCGTACGCGAAGTCGCTGACCGTCTTCCTCAACGGCAACGCGATCTCCGAGCCCGACCGCCGCGGCGGCAAGATCGTCGACGACTCGTTCCTGCTGATGTTCAACGCCCACTTCGAGCCGCTCTCCTTCACCGTCCCGGCCGACCACGGCGAGGCCTGGCAGGTCGTCGTCGACACCTCCCTCCCCGTCCTGCCCCCGCGCGGCACCGGCCCCCGGGTCAAGGCCGGCGACACCCTCCGCCTGCCCGACCGCGCCCTGATGGTCCTCCAGCGCCCGGCCTAGCCCCCTCCAGGGGCTCGGGGAACGGCGAGAGCCCCTGCCAGGGGCTCGGGGAACGGCGAGGCCCAGTCTGCGAGCCCCTGGTGGTGCATGCCCGTCTGCCGACAGTTCCCCGGGCCCCTGATGCGGGTATTCCCTCCGCAGCGTGACGTCGCAGATCAGAGGGGGTACGAAGTGTCTCGTCGGTGGTTGGTGACCGGGTGTTCGTCGGGGTTGGGGCTGGCGCTCGCGCGGGCGGTGGCGGTGGCCGGGGACCGGATCGTGGCGACCAGCCGGGGGGCCTCGCCGTTGGACGCGCTGGCGGCGGAGTTCCCCGGGCAGGTGGTGCCGGCCCGGCTGGAGCTGCGCAGCGCGGCGGACTGCGCGGCGGCGGTGGAGCTGGCCCGCGAGCGCCTGGGCGGGGTGGACGTGCTGGTGAACAACGCCGCGGTGGGCCTGTTCGGGGCGGTGGAGGAGGTCTCGGACGCGGAGCTGCGCGAGCAGCTGGAGGTGCTGGCGGTGGCGCCCTGGCGGCTGGCGCGGCTGGTGCTGCCGCTGATGCGGGAGCAGGGCGGCGGCCACGTGGTGAACGTCTCCTCGGTGGGCGGGCGGATGGGCTTCCCCGGCCTGGGGGCGTACGTGGCGGGGAAGTTCGCGCTGGAGGGGATGAGCCTGACGCTGGCCGCGGAGGCCGCGCCGTTCGGGGTGCGGGTGACGGTGGTCGAGCCGGGCGGTTTCGCCACCGCGTACGGGAACTCGCTGGCCGAGACGGCGGCGAAGCTGCCGGAGTACGGGCCGACGCTGGAGCCGATGCACCGGGCGCTGCGCGGCATGGCGGGGGACGTCGGGCTGAACCGGCCGGAGGCGTTCGCGGAGCTGGTGCTGCGGGCCGTGGCGGCGCCGGCGGGCCCGGTGCGGGTGCCGGTGGGGCCGGACGCGTACGCGATGGTGGCGGCGGCGCTGACCGGGGAGGCCGCGGAGCTGGCGGCGGCCCGGGCGCTGGCGGGCGAGGGGGTGGCGGCGCCCGATCCGGTCTGAGCGCCCCGCGGTCCGCCCCCCGGCCCGCCCCCGCGCCCGTTCGGCGCAGTGCGGGCGGTAGGGCCGGGGCGGCCAGGGTAGGCATGCGGGTATGACGTCAGCCGCCGCACGCCCCGAGACTGCCGGCATCCCGACGGCCAGTTACCGGCTCCAGCTGCAGCCGGAGTTCACCCTGCACGACGCCCGCCGGGCGGTGCCGTACCTGGCGGCGCTCGGCGTGTCGCACCTGCACCTGTCGCCGCTGCTGGAGGCGGTGGCCGGCTCCACGCACGGCTACGACACCCTCGACCACAGCCGGATCAGCGAGCAGCTGGGCGGCGAGGGGGCGCTGCGCGAGCTGGCCGCGGAGGCGGCGGCCCACGGGCTGGCGCTGATCGCGGACGTGGTGCCGAACCACATGGCGCTGCCGGTGCCGGAGCGGCTGAACGGCCCGCTGTGGGAGGTGCTGAAGAACGGCCCGGACGACCCGTTCGCGGCCTGGTTCGACATCGACTGGGCGGCCCAGCCGGGCCCGGTGGACGCGCCGGACCGGGGCCGGCTGCTGCTGCCGCTGCTGGGCGACCGGCTGGGCGCGGTGCTGGAGCAGCTGGTGGTGGACGGCGGGGTGCTGCGCTACCACGAGCACGAGTTCCCGCTGCGGCCCGGCACGGAGGGCCTGCCGCTGGCGGAGCTGCTGGAGCGGCAGTGGTACCGGCTGTGCTGGTGGCAGCTGGCCGACGAGCAGCTCAACTACCGGCGCTTCTTCACCGTGAACGACCTGATCGCCGTCCGGGTGGAGGTCCCGGAGGTGTTCGAGGCGACGCACGGGGTGCTGCTGCGGCTGCACCGGGAGGGCGTGCTGGCGGGCTTCCGGATCGACCACCCGGACGGGCTGGCCGATCCGCGCGGGTACCTGCGGCGGCTCGCGGAGGCGACCGGCGGGGCGTACACGGTGGTGGAGAAGATCCTGACCGGGGACGAGGCGCTGCCCGCGGACTGGCCGTGCGCGGGGACGACGGGGTACGACGCGCTGCGCCGGATCGACGGGGTGCTGACCGACCGGCGGGGCGCGGAGAAGCTGTTCGCGGCCTACCGGCGGGACGTGGGCGAGGCGGTCGACCCGGCGGGCGCGGGCCGGGCGGGACGGGCCGGGATGGTCGCGCCGGGCGGGGCGCTGTCGGCGGAGACCGAGCGGCTGGTGCGCCTGGTGGGGCGGATCTGCGCGGAGGGCCCGGAGCTGGCGGACCACTCGCCGCTGGCGGTGCGCCGGGCGCTGGAGCAGGTGCTGACCGGCTACCCGGTGTACCGGCCGTACGTGGTGCCGGGCGAGGAGGCCCCGCCGGAGGCCCGGGCGGCGCTGGCGGCCCCGGCGGACGCCTCGGACACCGAGCTGCTGGTGCGGGCGCTGGCGCTGGGCGGGCTGGGCCGGTCGGCGGCGAAGGACGAGTTCTGCCACCGGTTCGGGCAGACGGCGTCGGCGGTGGCGGCCAAGGGCGTGGAGGACACCGCGTTCTACCGGTTCAACGCGCTGCTGTCGCTGAACGAGGTGGGCGGCCTGCCGGAGCGCCCGGGCGTGTCGGTGGAGGAGTTCCACCACTGGTGCGCCGGGCAGGAGCGGCTGTGGCCGGCGGCGATGACGGCGCTGTCCACCCACGACACCAAGCGCAGCGCGGACGCCCGGGCGCGGCTGGCGGTGCTGGCGGAGCTGCCGGAGGTGTGGGCGGCGGAGTGCGCGGCGTGGACGCTGGCGGCGGGGCCGTGCGCGGACCGCTCGACGGCGTGGCTGCTGTGGCAGACGCTGCTGGCGGGGTGGCCGCTGTCCGGGGAGCGGCTGCTGGGGGTGGTGCTGAAGTCGGTGCGGGAGGCGAAGCGGCGCACCTCGTGGAAGGAGCCGGACGCGGGGTTCGAGGGCTGGCTGGCGCAGTACGTGCGGGGGGCGCTGGCCAATCCGGGGCTGTGTCCGCGGATCGCCGGGTTCGCCGGGCTGATCGCGCCGTTCGCCCGGGTGAACTCGCTGTCGGCGGCGCTGCTGCACCTGCTGGTGCCGGGCGTGCCGGACGTGTTCCAGGGCGGCGAGGAGCCGCTGTACACGCTGGTCGACCCGGACAACCGGGCGCCGGTGGACCTGGGGGCGCTGGCGGTGCGGCTGACCGACTCGCCGGAGCCGCGGCCGGGCGACCTGGCCCGGGAGAAGCTGCACCTGACCACCACGGCGCTGCACCTGCGCCGCTCGGGCGCGCTGGGCTCGTACCGGCCGCTGGCGGCGGACGGCCCGGCCGCCGAGCACCTGGTGGCGTTCGGGCGCGGCGAGCGGGTGCTGGGCGCGGCGACCAGGCTGCCGTACGGGCTGCACCGGGCGGGCGGCTGGCGGGAGACGGTGCTGGAGCTGCCGCCGGGCCGCTGGACGGACCTGCTGACGGAGCGCCGCTTCACCGGCGGCCCGGTCGAACTGTCGTATCTGTTCCGGCAGTCGCCGGTGGCACTGCTCTCGGAGGGGTCGTGATGCGGTACGGGGTGTGGGCGCCGGACGCCAAGGTGGTCGAGGTCGAGGTCGGGGCGGTCCCGTACCTGCTGGAGCGCGATCCGGACCGGCCGGGCTGGTGGTGCGGCGAGGCGCCGGAGGGCGACTACGGGTTCCGGCTGAACGGGGGCCGGGCGCTGCCGGACCCGCGCTCGGCCCGGCAGCCGTTCGGCCCGGACGGGCTGAGCCGGCCGGTGGACCACGGCGCGTTCGCCTGGTCGGAGACGGCCTGGCGGGGGCGCCCGCTGCCCGGGTCGGTGGTGTACGAGCTGCACGTGGGCACCTTCACCCCCGGGGGCACGTTCGACGCGGCCGCCGAGAGGCTCGACCACCTGGTCGACCTGGGCGTGGACTTCGTCGAGCTGATGCCGGTGTGCGCGTTCCCGGGCCGCTCCGGCTGGGGGTACGACGGGGTGGACCTGTGGGCGGTGCACGAGCCGTACGGCGGGCCGGACGGGCTGAAGCGGTTCGTGGACGCGGCGCACCGGCGCGGGCTCGGCGTGATACTGGACGTGGTGCACAACCACCTCGGCCCCTCGGGCAACTACCTGCCGCAGTACGGCCCGTACTTCACCGACCGGCACCAGACGCCGTGGGGTTCGGCGGTCAACCTGGACGCGCCGGGCTCGGACGAGGTGCGGGCGTTCCTGGTCGGCAGCGCGCTGGCCTGGCTGCGGGACTACCGGATCGACGGGCTGCGGCTGGACGCGGTGCACGCCCTGGTGGACACCCGGGCCCGGCACTTCCTGGAGGAGCTCTCCGCCGAGGTGGGGAAGCTGGCGGCGGCGACCGGGCGCCCGCTGTTCCTGGTCGGCGAGTCGGACCTGAACGACCCGCGCACCACCGCCGCCCGGGAGGCGGGCGGCCAGGGCCTGGACGCGCAGTGGAGCGACGACTTCCACCACGCGCTGCACTGCCTGCTGACCGGCGAGTCGCAGGGCTACTACGCGGACTTCGCCGCCGACCCGTACGCGGCGCTCGCCAAGACCCTCACCGGGGGCTTCTTCCACGACGGGAGCTGGTCCTCGTTCCGGGAGCGCTCGCACGGCCGGCCGTTCCCGCCGGAGCGCGGGCACCGGCTGCTGGGCTACGCGCAGACCCACGACCAGGTCGGCAACCGGGCCACCGGCGACCGGCTCGCCGCGTCGCTGCCGCCGGGGCGGCTGGCCGCGGCGGCGGCGCTGGTGCTGACCTCGCCGTTCACGCCGATGCTGTTCATGGGCGAGGAGTGGGGCGCGGGCACGCCCTGGCAGTACTTCACCGACCACACCGACCCGCAGCTGGCCGAGGCCGTCCGGCAGGGGCGGCGGCGGGAGTTCGCCGGGCACGGCTGGCGGGCCGAGGATGTCCCGGACCCGCAGAGCCCGGAGACGGTGGCCGCCTCGACCCTGGACTGGTCCGAGCCGCAGCGCGCCCCGCACGCCGAACTGCTGTCCTGGTACCGGGAGTTGATCCGGCTGCGGCGGGCCGCCCCGGAGCTGGCGGACGGCGACCTGGCGGCGGTGCGGGTGCGCCACGACGCGGCGGCGGGCTGGCTGGCGGTGCACCGGGGCCGCTACCGGGTGCTGGTGCGGCTCGGCGGCGACGGCGGGCCGCTGCCCGTCCCGCTGGAGGCCCCGTTCGGCGAGGTGGCGGCCTCGTTCGGCGAGGTGGCGGCCGGGCCGGGCGGCGCGGTGCTGCTCGGCCCGGACGCGGTGGCGGTGGTGCGCACCGCCTGAGCGGGCGGTGGTGCGCACCGCCCGGCGCGGCCCTACCAGAGGTACTCGGCGATCCGGGCGTGCAGCCCGGCGGCGTCCAGGCCGTAGGCGGCCAGGTGCTCGGGGACCGAGCCGTAGTGCCGGTGCTCGGCCAGCGGCACTCCCAGGGACAGGACGCGGTGCGGCAGTTCGGCCAGCGCGTGGTGCGCCGCGCGCTCCGAGGTGCCCGCCAGGTAGGGCTCCACCAGCACCACGTCGGCCCGCTCGCCCAGCGCGGCGCGCAGGCCGGCCCCGTCGAACGGGCGGACGGTGGCCGCGTACAGCACCGTCACGTCCAGCGTCTCGGTGGCCGCCAGCACCGCGTCCAGCATCGGGCCGACCGCCAGCACCACGCCGGCGGCCCCGGAGCCCTGCCGCACGGCCAGGAACCGGCCCGGCGCGACGGGCCGGGGCTCGGCGTTCTGGTGCGCGGAGAGCCGGACGTACTGCCGGGTGTCGCCGGCGGCGACCGCGTGGCGCAGCAGCAGGTCGGCCTCGGCGGGGTGGCCGGGGACGTGCACGTGCCAGTCGGGCAGGGTGTCGAGCAGGGCGACGTCCCCCGGGGACATGTGGGTGCGGCCGCCGGCCGGCCAGTCGTAGGAGCCCGCGGCGGACACCAGGACGGCCCCGACGTCCTGGTGCACCAGGTCCAACTTGACCTGCTCGAAGGGCCGTTCGATCAGGAAGCTGGCGAAGGTGTGGGCGATCGGGCGCATCCCGGTCAGCGCCAGGCCGCCCGCGACGCCGATCAGCAGCTGCTCGCGGATGCCGACGTTGACCACCCGGTCGGGGTGGGCGCGGGCCGCTTCGGGGAACTGCGCGACCCCGATGTCGGCGAGCACCAGCGCGGTGCGCGGGTCGCGCTCCAGCAACTCGGTGACGGTGGCGGCGAACTGCTCGCGCATGGTCGCCTCGTGGGCGTCCCGCAGGGTGTTCCGCACGGTCTCTTCTCCCCTGTCCTCAGCTGTTCTTGGGTTCGGTGCGGGCCACCACCGCGTGCGGGCGGCCCGGGTGCGGGGCGGTGAACGCCCGGTACAGCTGCTCGTGGTCGCGGCCGTCGACGGTGGCCGTCGACCAGCCCTCGCCGGCGAAGCGGGCCGCGATGCCGCCGCTCCAGCCGTGGGTGGCCGAGGAGTTGTCGATCACGACGACGTTCAGCCGCTCCAGGCCGACCGCCCCGGCGAAGGCCACCGCCTCGTGGTTGGAGCCCTCGTCGAACTCGGCGTCCCCGATCAGCGTCCACACTGCCGGGCGCTCCAGCCCCTGCGCCCGCAGGCCCAGCGCGGTGCCCACCGCCAGCGGCAGGCCGTGGCCCAGCGAGCCGGAGCCGATCTCCGCGCCGGGCACCAGCACCCGGTCCGGGTGGTGCCCCAGCGGCGAGTCGTAGGCGCCGAAGCTGGGCAGCAGCTCCACCGGGAAGAAGCCCTTGGCGGCCAGCACCGCGTAGTACGCCATCGGGCCGTGACCCTTGGAGAGCAGGAACCGGTCGCGGTCCTGCGCGTCGACGTTGCCCGGGTGCACGTCCAGCACCCGGTCGTACAGCACCCACAGGGCGTCCAGGGTGGAGTGGGCGGCCGGGGAGTGCTTCTCGTCGCCGACCATCAGGGAGATCAGGCGCGGCAGGTCGGGGTACCCCGCCGCGGTGCGGGTCGCTTCGCTCGTCATGGGGAACAGCCTCCAACTTCAAGCTCGCTTGAAGTCAAGCGGCCGCGCCCCGTACCCTCGGGCGATGGCCCCCTCCCGGCACGACGTCCTCACCATCGGCCAACTCGCCGAGCGCAGCGGCCTGGCCGCCTCCGCGCTGCGCTACTACGAGAGCCTCGGGCTGATCCACTCCACCCGCACCGCCGGGAACCAGCGCCGCTACCCGCGCTCCGCGCTGCGCCGGATCGCCTTCGTCCGGGCCGCCCAGCAGGTCGGGCTCAGCCTCGACGAGGCCCGCGCCGCGCTCTCCCGGCTCCCCGAGGACCGCGCCCCCAGCACCCGCCAGTGGGACGCCGTGGCCGCCGCCTGGCAGCACCGGATCGACCGGCAGATCGACGAACTCCAGCTGATGCGCGCCAAGTTGACCGGCTGCATCGGCTGCGGCTGCCTCTCCCTGACCCGCTGCGGCCTCTACAACGCCGCCGACCGGGCCGGCGCCGCCGGGCCCGGCGCCCGCTACCTGCTCACCCGGGACCCGGACACCGGCCCCGAACCCGGGCCCGGCCCGGACGCCGAGGAGTGATCCACTTCTTTCCCGGCCCGCCGCCGCACCGCCCGGCGGGCCGTCTATGCTGCCCCCGAAAGCGCGTTCCACCGACGGGGAGCCGGACATGACCGACCATCAGGAAATCTCGCTCGACTGGATGTCCGGCGACCAGAGCACGCCGACCGCCACGCCGCCCTCCGCCGAACTGCGCCCCGAGGTGCCGCACCCGGCCCGGATGTACGACTACTACCTCGGCGGCAAGGACAACTTCCCCGCCGACCGGGCCGCCGCCGAGCAGGTCCTCGCGCTCAGCCCGCTGGTGCGGATCAGCGCCCGGGCCAACCGGGCGTTCCTGCAGCGGGCCGTGCGCACCCTCGCCGAGCAGGGCGTGCGCCAGTTCCTCGACATCGGCACCGGCATCCCCTCGGCCGGGAACACCCACGAGATCGCCCAGGCCGTCGACCCGTCCGCGAAGGTCGCCTACCTCGACAACGACCCGATCGTGCTGGTGCACGGCCGGGCCCTGCTCTCCGGCGCCCGCCCCGGCACCGTCAGCGTCCTGCAGGCCGACCTGCGCGAGCCCGGGGCGATCCTCGCCGACCCGGCCGTCCGCGAGCTGCTCGACCTCGAACGGCCGGTCGCCCTCCAGCTGTTCGCGATCCTGCACTTCATCGACGACGACGCCGACCCGTACGCGATCGTCCGCACCCTGGTCGACGCGCTGCCCTCCGGCAGCTACCTGGCGCTCTCGCACGCCACCGGCGACTTCGCCCCTCCGCAGGAGGCGGCCAAGGGCCCCGCCGTCTACCGGTCGGCGACCGCACAGCTCAGCATGCGCAGCCGCGAGCAGGTGCTGCGCTTCTTCGACGGCCTCGAACTGCTGGAGCCCGGCCTGGTCACCGCCCCGCTCTGGCGCCCCGACCAGGCCCCGCAGGACACCGACCACGAGGTCGCCATCTGGGCCGGCGTCGCCCGCAAGCCCTGACGGGCCCCGCGACCGCCGCGGCGGTGCGATCCCGGGCTCGCCGCACCGCCGAGAGGGAGCACCCGCCATGACCGCACCGCCGTCCGCCGCCTCCCCGGCCGCCGCCCCGCCGCCCGCCGTCCCGCCGCTGGTCGACGCCGGGTGGCTGGCTGCCCGGCTGGGCCGCCCCGGCCTGGTGGTCCTGGACGCGGGCGTCGGCGCGCACCGGCACCCGGACGCCCGGATCCCCGGGGCGCGCGCGTTCGACCTGGACGGCGCGCTGTCCGACCACGCCTCCGCGCTGCCGCACACCATGCCCTCCGCCGCCGACCTCCAGCGCGAACTGCGCGCCCTGGGCGTCGACGACGGCTCCACGGTGGTGGTGTACGACGGCGCGGGCGTGTACTCCGCCCCCCGCGCCTGGTGGATGCTGCGCGCCGTCGGCCTCGACCGGGCCGCCGTCCTGGACGGCGGGCTGCCGGCCTGGCGGGCCGCCGGGCACCCCGTCGACACCGGGCCCCGACTCCCCTGCCCCGCCGGTGACTTCACCGCCCGGCCGCGCCCGGGCCTGTTCGCCGACCGGGACGCCGTGGCCGCCGCCCTCACCGACCCGGACACCGCCGTGCTGGACGCCCGCGCCCACGAGCGCTTCACCGGCGCCGCCCCCGAACCCCGCCCCCACCTGCGCCGCGGCCACCTCCCCGGCTCCACCAGCCTCCCCTTCACCGACCTGCTCACCCCCGACGGCCGCTACCTCCCCCGACCGGCCCTGCACGAGCGCCTCACCGCCGCCACCGGCGGCCGCCCCCGCCTGATCACCTCCTGCGGCTCCGGCGTCACCGCCTGCGTCCTCGCCTTCGCCGCCCACCTCACCGGCCACCCCGCCCCCGCCGTCTACGACGGCTCCTGGTCCGACTGGGGCCGCCCGGAAACCGCCCTCCCGATCGCCACCGGCCCCTGAGCCCCTCGCACCCCCGAGCCCCTCGAGACCCCGAGCCGGGCCGCGCACCCGCCCGGTCAGGGGACGGCCTCGTCCGGCGGGATGGTCGGGGGGTGGGGCGGTCGGCGGGTGAGGCGGGTGGGCCACCACATGCGGTGGTCGAGGTCGGCGGTGAGGGCGGCGACCAGGACCGAGCGGACGACCAGGGTGTCGAGGAGGACGCCGAGGGCGACCGCGAAGCCGATCTCGGCGAAGCCGACCACGGGGAGGGTGCCGAGGACGGCGAAGGTGGCGGCCAGGATCAGGCCCGCGGAGGTGATCACGCCGCCGGTGGCGGCCAGGCCGGCCACCGCGCCGCGCCGGGTGCCGAGGCGGCCGGACTCCTCGCGCACCCTGGTCATCAGGAAGATGTTGTAGTCGATGCCGAGGGCCACCAGGAACACGAACACGAACAGCGGGAACGCCTGGTCCTGGCCCTCGAAGTGGAAGACGTGCGCGAAGAAGAACGCGCTGATGCCGAGCGCGGCCGCGTACGACAGCACCACGGTGGCGATCAGCACCAGCGGCGCGACCACCGCCCGCAGCAGCGCGGCCAGGATCAGCAGCACCACCGCCAGCACCAGCGGGATGACGACCCGGTTGTCGTGCGCGGCGGCCCGCCCGGCGTCCAGCACCACCGCGGTGGAGCCGCCGACCTGCGCGTCGGCGTCCGGCACCGCGTGCACGGCCGCCCGGACGCGGTCGACGGTCGCCTTGGCGGCCGCGGAGTCCGGCGGGTCGGCCAGGACGGCCGGGAAGTACGCCTCGCCGCCGGCCGTCACCGGCGGCCCGATCCCGGCGATGCCGGGCGTGCCCGCGGCGGCCTGCCGGACGGCGTCCAGCGGGGCGGCGGCGCTGATCACCGACAGCGGGGCGCCCGTGCCGCCGGGGAAGTGCGCGGCCAGCACCTGCTGGCCGGTGACGGAGTCGGGCTTGCCGGTGAAGGTGCCCGCGGCGCTCAGCCCGTTCGCGTTCAGCGACACCAGGCCGGCCGTGCAGGCGGCCAGCGCCAGCGCGGTGCCCACCCAGACCTTGCGCGGCCGGCCCGCGATCCAGCCGCCGACGTGCGCCCACCGGCCGGTGGCGGTCGGCTCGGGCGTGCCGTACTCCGGGCGCACCGGCCAGAACACCCAGCGCCCGCACGCCACCAGCAGCGCGGGCAGCAGCGTCAGCATCGCCACCAGCGCCACCACCACGCCGATCGCGCACACCGGGCCCAGGCCGCTGGTGGAGTTCATCTCGGCGACCATCAGGCACAGCATCGACGCGACGACCGTCGCCGAGCTCGCCAGGATCGCCGGACCGGCCCGGTGCAGGGCGGCGGCCATCGCCTCGTGCCGGTCCCGGTGGCGGCGCAGCTCCTCCCGGTAGCGGGCGGTCAGCAGCAGCGCGTAGTCGGTGCCCGCGCCGAGCACCAGCACGATCAGGATGCCCGCGCTCTGCGCGTTGACGGTCAGCCCGGCGTGCGCGGCGAACAGGTACACCGCGCCCTCGGCCACCGTCAGCGCCGCGCCCGCAGACAGCAGCGGCAGCAGCCACAGCACCGGGCTGCGGTAGGTGAGCAGCAGCAGGACGACCACCACCGTGACGGTGGCGTACAGCAGGGTGCCGTCGATGCCCTCGAAGGCCTTGGACTGGTCGGCGCCGATCCCGGCCGGGCCGGTGACGTGGGTGGCCAGGCCGGGCTGCGCGCCGGACGCGGCGGTGGCCCGCAGGCTGTCGACGGCCGGGCCGAGGTCGTTCCACCCGCTGTCGCCGGTGACCACCGGCACCACGGTCTGCAGCGCCCTGCCGTCCCCGGACTCGGTCGGGCCGACGATCGGCGCGGTGACGTGCGGGGCGTCGGCGAACTGCCGGGCGTCGCCCGCCGCCTTGGCCCGGTCCTCGACGGTGATGCCGCTCTCGCGCTGGTACACCACCACCGCGTCGGCGGTCTGCACCGGCTGGAAGCGCAGCTGGGCGTCCAGCACCCGGGTCGACTCGGCGTTCGCGGGCAGCCAGCTGGACGCCTGGTTGTCCTCGGCGCCGTTCAGCTTGCCCGCCAGCGGCGCGGCCACCAGCAGCACCAGCAGCCACAGGCCGAGCACCACCCACTTCGCGCGCCGCCCGCAGGGCAGCGCGGCCGCTCTTCTCCCGGGACTCATCACCACCGGCTTCCCGTCGCGACCCGCACCGGGCCCGGCCGGGCCCGCGCGCTCCCCCGTCCACCATCGCGCCCCGGCCGGAGCCCCGCACCCGGGCGCCGCACCCGGGCGGCCGTACCGCGGTGCCCGGGTGCGGCGCGCCGGGGGGCGGGCGGGCACGTTTGCGCGCCGGATCGGTGCGGGGACGAACCGACCAGGACACGAACCGCCGCGCTGTGGTAACCAGGACTTCGCCGATCATCACGGGGGATCTCTTTGACCGCGCCGACCTCACCCGACGGAACGCCGCCGTACCCGACCTCGCCGCCGCCCGTCCCGGGCGCGCCGCCCCCGCCCCGCCGGCTCGACCTCCAGGGCTGGAGCGCCGTGGTGACCGCCCTGGTGGGCGTCGCCACCCTGGGGGCCGGGTTCGCGGGCGGCTACCTCACCCAGTCGCAGGCCGCCCCCGACGGCGGACCGCGACCGACCGCGACCGTCACCGCGACGGTGACCGTCACGGCGACCGCACCGGGAGCCGCCCGCTCGACCGCCCCCTCGGCCACCGCACCGGCCGTCGACGCGCTGCCCAGCGGGGCGCCGACCGGCCCGGCGACGAGTGCCGTCCGGGTGCTGCTGGCCTCGCCGGACACCGGGCGCGGCGGGACGCGGACGGTGCTCACCGGGCAGGGGTTCCCGCCCGACACCGTGGTCCGGGTCTCCTTCGTGGTCAAGACCGACGGCCTGGAGTACCAGCACCGGGACTTGCGGGACACCAAGTCCGACGCCGACGGCGCCTTCTCGGTCGAGGTCTCCGTCCCGTCCGACCTGAAGGACTACCAGGGCAAGAACACCTACCTGCGCGCCCAGCCCGGCACCGGCAGCAGCAGCACGAAGTACAGCGACACGGTGTTCAACCTGCTGCCCTGACCCGCCGCTCCGACCCGGCGTCCTGATCCGGCGTCCTGACCCGGCGTCCTGACCCGCCGTCAGCCCCGGCGCCGCTCCAGCTCCCGCCACAGCTCGTCGACGCGGGCGGCCAGCTGCGCCAGGTCCCCGCTGTTGTCGAGGACCAGGTCGGCGATCGCCAGCCGCTCCGCGCGGCCGGCCTGGGCGGCCATCCGGGAGCGCGCCTCGTCCTCGGCCATGCCGCGCAGGTCGACCAGGCGGCGCAGCCGCTCCGCGTCCGGCACGTCGATCACCACGACCAGGTCGTACAGCGGGGCGAGGCCGTTCTCGGCGAGCAGCGGGACGTCGTGCACCACGACCGCGTCCGGGCCCGCCGCGGCCTCCAGTTCGGCGGAGCGGGCCCGCACCAGCGGGTGCACGACGGCGTTCAGCTTCGCCAGCCGGGCCGGGTCGGCGAAGACCACCCGGCCGAGCGCGGGGCGGTCCAGCGTGCCGTCCGGGAGCAGCACCCCGGGGCCGAACTCGGCGGCCACGGCGGCCAGTCCGGGCGTCCCGGGGGCGACCACCTCGCGGGCGATCACGTCCGAGTCGACGATCACCGCGCCGTGCGCGGCCAGTCGGCGGGAGACCTCGCTCTTGCCCGCGCCGATCCCGCCGGTCAGTCCGATCCTCAGCATGCCGCCAGGCTACCGGCCCGCCCCCGGCCCGGTGCGGGCGG
The window above is part of the Kitasatospora sp. NA04385 genome. Proteins encoded here:
- a CDS encoding SDR family oxidoreductase gives rise to the protein MRVFPPQRDVADQRGYEVSRRWLVTGCSSGLGLALARAVAVAGDRIVATSRGASPLDALAAEFPGQVVPARLELRSAADCAAAVELARERLGGVDVLVNNAAVGLFGAVEEVSDAELREQLEVLAVAPWRLARLVLPLMREQGGGHVVNVSSVGGRMGFPGLGAYVAGKFALEGMSLTLAAEAAPFGVRVTVVEPGGFATAYGNSLAETAAKLPEYGPTLEPMHRALRGMAGDVGLNRPEAFAELVLRAVAAPAGPVRVPVGPDAYAMVAAALTGEAAELAAARALAGEGVAAPDPV
- the treY gene encoding malto-oligosyltrehalose synthase; this translates as MTSAAARPETAGIPTASYRLQLQPEFTLHDARRAVPYLAALGVSHLHLSPLLEAVAGSTHGYDTLDHSRISEQLGGEGALRELAAEAAAHGLALIADVVPNHMALPVPERLNGPLWEVLKNGPDDPFAAWFDIDWAAQPGPVDAPDRGRLLLPLLGDRLGAVLEQLVVDGGVLRYHEHEFPLRPGTEGLPLAELLERQWYRLCWWQLADEQLNYRRFFTVNDLIAVRVEVPEVFEATHGVLLRLHREGVLAGFRIDHPDGLADPRGYLRRLAEATGGAYTVVEKILTGDEALPADWPCAGTTGYDALRRIDGVLTDRRGAEKLFAAYRRDVGEAVDPAGAGRAGRAGMVAPGGALSAETERLVRLVGRICAEGPELADHSPLAVRRALEQVLTGYPVYRPYVVPGEEAPPEARAALAAPADASDTELLVRALALGGLGRSAAKDEFCHRFGQTASAVAAKGVEDTAFYRFNALLSLNEVGGLPERPGVSVEEFHHWCAGQERLWPAAMTALSTHDTKRSADARARLAVLAELPEVWAAECAAWTLAAGPCADRSTAWLLWQTLLAGWPLSGERLLGVVLKSVREAKRRTSWKEPDAGFEGWLAQYVRGALANPGLCPRIAGFAGLIAPFARVNSLSAALLHLLVPGVPDVFQGGEEPLYTLVDPDNRAPVDLGALAVRLTDSPEPRPGDLAREKLHLTTTALHLRRSGALGSYRPLAADGPAAEHLVAFGRGERVLGAATRLPYGLHRAGGWRETVLELPPGRWTDLLTERRFTGGPVELSYLFRQSPVALLSEGS
- the treZ gene encoding malto-oligosyltrehalose trehalohydrolase, coding for MRYGVWAPDAKVVEVEVGAVPYLLERDPDRPGWWCGEAPEGDYGFRLNGGRALPDPRSARQPFGPDGLSRPVDHGAFAWSETAWRGRPLPGSVVYELHVGTFTPGGTFDAAAERLDHLVDLGVDFVELMPVCAFPGRSGWGYDGVDLWAVHEPYGGPDGLKRFVDAAHRRGLGVILDVVHNHLGPSGNYLPQYGPYFTDRHQTPWGSAVNLDAPGSDEVRAFLVGSALAWLRDYRIDGLRLDAVHALVDTRARHFLEELSAEVGKLAAATGRPLFLVGESDLNDPRTTAAREAGGQGLDAQWSDDFHHALHCLLTGESQGYYADFAADPYAALAKTLTGGFFHDGSWSSFRERSHGRPFPPERGHRLLGYAQTHDQVGNRATGDRLAASLPPGRLAAAAALVLTSPFTPMLFMGEEWGAGTPWQYFTDHTDPQLAEAVRQGRRREFAGHGWRAEDVPDPQSPETVAASTLDWSEPQRAPHAELLSWYRELIRLRRAAPELADGDLAAVRVRHDAAAGWLAVHRGRYRVLVRLGGDGGPLPVPLEAPFGEVAASFGEVAAGPGGAVLLGPDAVAVVRTA
- a CDS encoding transketolase family protein, coding for MREQFAATVTELLERDPRTALVLADIGVAQFPEAARAHPDRVVNVGIREQLLIGVAGGLALTGMRPIAHTFASFLIERPFEQVKLDLVHQDVGAVLVSAAGSYDWPAGGRTHMSPGDVALLDTLPDWHVHVPGHPAEADLLLRHAVAAGDTRQYVRLSAHQNAEPRPVAPGRFLAVRQGSGAAGVVLAVGPMLDAVLAATETLDVTVLYAATVRPFDGAGLRAALGERADVVLVEPYLAGTSERAAHHALAELPHRVLSLGVPLAEHRHYGSVPEHLAAYGLDAAGLHARIAEYLW
- a CDS encoding transketolase, which encodes MTSEATRTAAGYPDLPRLISLMVGDEKHSPAAHSTLDALWVLYDRVLDVHPGNVDAQDRDRFLLSKGHGPMAYYAVLAAKGFFPVELLPSFGAYDSPLGHHPDRVLVPGAEIGSGSLGHGLPLAVGTALGLRAQGLERPAVWTLIGDAEFDEGSNHEAVAFAGAVGLERLNVVVIDNSSATHGWSGGIAARFAGEGWSTATVDGRDHEQLYRAFTAPHPGRPHAVVARTEPKNS